A genomic window from Lycium barbarum isolate Lr01 chromosome 4, ASM1917538v2, whole genome shotgun sequence includes:
- the LOC132637242 gene encoding alcohol acyl transferase 1 allele GSc-like produces MVQNGKRVDPTLILLWCREDIEAIRDQVSPTHHSSGRFELLTSFLWKNRTIAVDLNSEEIVCMGPIVTARWRLINLKIPLGYYGNAFAIPGAVSKAGHISTYPLTYALELIKKAKNKVNEEYFRSPADLNVIKGRPNFIQAWKFVMSNIFNVGFDKDFGWGEPKYGGVANAHSFMGKGVNIPLNFVI; encoded by the coding sequence ATGGTTCAGAATGGAAAACGAGTTGATCCAACGCTCATTCTTCTTTGGTGCAGAGAAGATATAGAAGCTATTCGCGATCAAGTTTCACCAACCCATCATTCAAGCGGAAGATTTGAGTTATTAACCTCATTTTTGTGGAAAAATCGAACAATTGCAGTCGATCTAAATTCTGAAGAAATTGTGTGTATGGGACCAATTGTAACAGCGCGTTGGAGACTTATAAATTTGAAAATACCACTTGGATATTACGGTAATGCATTTGCTATTCCAGGAGCAGTATCGAAAGCCGGACATATTAGCACATATCCATTGACGTATGCTCTTGAATTAATCAAGAAAGCCAAGAATAAAGTTAACGAGGAGTATTTTAGATCTCCGGCGGATCTTAATGTGATTAAGGGGAGGCCTAATTTTATACAAGCTTGGAAGTTTGTTATGTCAAACATTTTTAATGTAGGTTTTGATAAAGATTTTGGATGGGGAGAACCCAAGTATGGTGGGGTTGCTAACGCTCATTCTTTTATGGGcaaaggtgtaaatatacccctcaactttgtgatttag